One Candidatus Nitronauta litoralis genomic window, CCAATTCGAGAGCGCCAACCATAGCGGCGGCACTAGAATGCCCCACCAGGATGCCTTCTTCTTTTTCGAGGGTTTCTACCATGTCATAGGAGATTTCTGTGCTGACGCTGATTTTTCCATCGAGTATTGATTCGTCGTAAATGCCCGGCACGATTGATGAGGCCATGTGCTTCAGGCCTTCAAGTCCGTGCAATTCTTCAGCGGGTTCGAGGGCGTAGCATTTAATATCAGGGTTTAGTTCACGCAATCCACGTGTGTTTCCCATAATGGTGCCACCGGTTCCAATTCCGGCACAGAAGTGCGTGACGCGTCCTTCCGTTTGCTTCCAAATTTCACGTGATGTGTGCAGGAAATGGGCCCGCCAATTGGAATCATTATTATACTGGTCGGGCATATAGTATTTGTCGGGGTCGGACTCGTAAATTTCTCTTGCCAGTATGATAGCGCCGTCGGAACCTTCAAAAGGACTCGACGTTACGATTTCGGCTCCATAATAGTCAGCCATCAACCCCTTACGCTCTTTACAGACATTCCCCGGCATGACCAGTTTAACTTTATACCCTTTTATTTTGCCAATGAGTGCGTATGCAATCCCTGTATTGCCTGAGGTCGAATCGAGAATGATTTTGTCCTTGGTAAGCTCACCTGATTTCTCGGCATCCTCAATCATTTGCAAAGCCGGCCGTGATTTGACCGATCCGCCAGAGTTCTTCCATTCCGCCTTGGCGTAAATTTCGATACCCGGCATGTCTTTGGTCAGTTTATTGATCTTAATGAGCGGCGTGTTCCCGATTTGCTCCAGGATCGACTGGTTCGTGATC contains:
- a CDS encoding cysteine synthase family protein; its protein translation is MSKSKVENIKPDTISGAQEINVPACPLITNQSILEQIGNTPLIKINKLTKDMPGIEIYAKAEWKNSGGSVKSRPALQMIEDAEKSGELTKDKIILDSTSGNTGIAYALIGKIKGYKVKLVMPGNVCKERKGLMADYYGAEIVTSSPFEGSDGAIILAREIYESDPDKYYMPDQYNNDSNWRAHFLHTSREIWKQTEGRVTHFCAGIGTGGTIMGNTRGLRELNPDIKCYALEPAEELHGLEGLKHMASSIVPGIYDESILDGKISVSTEISYDMVETLEKEEGILVGHSSAAAMVGALELAKQIKKGVIVTVFPDSCDTCYVNFGKFKEYYESHEQTTLPKPESS